The proteins below come from a single Thalassotalea ponticola genomic window:
- a CDS encoding Nif3-like dinuclear metal center hexameric protein — protein MQRNEFLTLLNGILQPERIKDYCPNGLQVQGSEAVKRIVTGVTASQALIDAAIEHKADTILVHHGYFWKNESYPITGIKYNRIKALIDNEINLFAYHLPLDIHATLGNNAQLAKRLDIVNVSPLEQGNDLSVSMRGEFTSVLTSDALAQRIDTSLNRPCLHIAAPSNKPIKTVAWCTGGGQGFIEQAGALGIDAFISGEISEQTTHLAREMDIHYFAAGHHATERYGVKALGEYLQQQHGFDVVFIDIDNPA, from the coding sequence ATGCAAAGAAATGAATTTTTAACTTTATTAAATGGGATTTTGCAACCGGAAAGGATCAAGGATTACTGCCCTAATGGACTTCAAGTACAGGGCAGTGAGGCGGTTAAACGCATTGTCACAGGGGTGACGGCAAGCCAAGCTTTAATCGATGCGGCAATAGAGCACAAAGCCGATACCATTTTGGTTCACCACGGTTACTTTTGGAAAAATGAGTCGTACCCGATAACAGGAATTAAATATAATAGAATCAAAGCTTTAATTGATAATGAGATTAATTTATTTGCATATCATTTACCGCTAGATATTCACGCTACCCTCGGCAATAACGCACAACTGGCCAAGCGCTTAGATATTGTAAACGTCAGCCCACTCGAACAAGGCAATGACCTCAGCGTGTCGATGCGTGGCGAGTTTACCTCTGTGTTGACCAGCGATGCACTGGCCCAGCGCATAGATACAAGTCTAAATCGTCCCTGTTTACACATTGCTGCACCGTCAAATAAACCAATAAAAACCGTGGCATGGTGCACAGGTGGTGGTCAAGGCTTTATCGAGCAAGCCGGTGCATTGGGTATTGATGCGTTTATCAGTGGTGAAATATCCGAGCAAACAACGCACTTAGCTAGAGAAATGGATATTCATTATTTTGCCGCAGGGCACCACGCCACAGAACGCTATGGTGTGAAAGCACTAGGTGAATATTTGCAACAACAGCACGGCTTTGACGTGGTGTTTATCGATATCGATAACCCCGCTTAA
- a CDS encoding cytochrome b — protein sequence MQPQQHQSIQSARVDKYRYPRLAKLLHWLSALTVFCLFGVGLWMVELDYYSSWYRTAPHYHKSVGLLLALVIVIRFIYVQCVVKAKPVQTHAKWQQKSAKAAHLLMYALMMVLFMSGYLISTADGRAIDVFNWFSLPSLGEVISQQEDVAGLIHEYTAYALIALVVIHAIAAIKHHVIDKDDTLKRMY from the coding sequence ATGCAACCTCAACAACACCAATCCATACAATCAGCGCGTGTTGACAAGTATCGTTATCCACGCTTGGCTAAGTTACTGCACTGGTTAAGCGCTTTGACAGTTTTTTGTCTGTTTGGCGTTGGTTTGTGGATGGTTGAGTTAGATTATTATTCATCTTGGTATCGCACCGCACCACATTATCACAAGAGCGTCGGTTTGCTTTTGGCGTTAGTGATCGTCATTCGTTTTATCTATGTACAATGTGTGGTTAAAGCCAAGCCAGTTCAAACCCATGCAAAGTGGCAACAGAAGTCTGCTAAAGCGGCGCATTTGTTAATGTACGCGTTAATGATGGTGCTGTTCATGTCGGGATATTTGATCTCTACTGCTGATGGACGTGCAATTGACGTGTTCAACTGGTTTTCGCTGCCTTCGTTAGGGGAAGTGATTAGTCAACAAGAAGATGTTGCTGGGTTGATCCACGAATACACAGCTTACGCGCTGATAGCGTTGGTGGTAATTCACGCTATCGCTGCAATTAAACATCACGTTATCGATAAAGACGATACGCTTAAGCGCATGTATTAG
- a CDS encoding YceI family protein has translation MNKTILSTLLVGCMALSQAHAADYQIDHKGAHASINFKVKHLGYSWLTGRFNTFNGNFSYDKDNVEASKIKVNIDTASVDSNHAERDKHLRNDDFLDVSKFSTASFVSTKVEDLGNDKLKITGVLTLQGIEKELVIDAEKIGEGEDPWGGYRAGFAGTTKIAMKDFGYKMDFGDIIFDLHIEGIRQ, from the coding sequence ATGAACAAGACTATTTTATCTACACTGCTAGTAGGTTGTATGGCGCTTTCACAAGCACATGCCGCTGATTATCAAATCGATCACAAAGGTGCTCATGCATCAATTAACTTTAAGGTTAAGCACCTTGGTTACAGTTGGCTTACCGGACGCTTTAATACCTTCAATGGTAACTTTAGCTATGACAAAGACAACGTTGAAGCTTCAAAAATCAAGGTAAATATCGATACCGCGAGCGTCGACTCAAATCACGCAGAGCGAGATAAGCACTTGCGCAATGACGACTTTCTTGATGTCAGCAAATTTTCAACGGCATCGTTCGTGAGCACCAAAGTTGAAGATCTGGGTAATGACAAACTTAAAATCACCGGTGTTTTAACCTTGCAAGGCATTGAAAAAGAGCTTGTTATCGATGCAGAAAAAATTGGTGAAGGCGAAGATCCATGGGGTGGTTATCGCGCCGGTTTTGCGGGAACAACCAAAATTGCGATGAAAGATTTTGGCTATAAAATGGATTTTGGCGATATCATTTTTGACCTCCATATTGAAGGCATTCGTCAATAA
- a CDS encoding DUF885 family protein — MPPLSYCHRALRMKFIVLFASVTLAGCSDNETVTIDLQEKRNLKLKVEGASQQAKLPPINKVFSRATERHFQLRGQYAQTLNLPAEIDSSMGASFVVDNFEPTITNQYRQFMRAQASLLLKYPPDSEPEQEYNRHAMAHALLLYAGSQQHPQGFVAPEFGHQPYIINHLNSPLLTIGHALSEKFIIRTRDDAKAFLQAAQQIPGQINQVKQKFISDTGSGWIPARELLNQASMSLQQLAFAPANEQHLYRHFIRELEQTQMTDIEKLEWLQQLETLLSEQIQPAYQQVIALINNQNSKQREVAGVWQQPNGMAFYRYIIKDVLNSEFSAEQIHKRSLRQLQQTVDDIDSILVQLGYQQGTVAQRLKALSYEKRFRYPNNNNGYQSLINDGNALVDAMGEQLTGSQSLWKPELFNIVAVSKGQPPHADNDECAMVIRPSTQASSGNGYQIYLNDLANVTQFELPTLLFHQFYPGHQLQQNKMRQLTQLPVLRQIAPFHSYTEGWATYAERLAVQLAMYDNAPFSHLGYLRQSLLRLAGVVVDTGLHAMRWNKIQASNFLAENVGLTQTQAEQLVYRYAVWPGEAVGYYVGLEKIVSLQKQAKQRLGKEFELAEFNQTVVEHGSLPMPILEKSVNDWIASK, encoded by the coding sequence ATGCCACCTTTGTCGTACTGTCACCGTGCTTTACGGATGAAGTTTATCGTATTATTTGCCTCGGTGACATTAGCTGGCTGTTCCGACAATGAAACAGTAACCATTGATTTACAAGAAAAACGCAACCTCAAACTTAAAGTGGAAGGCGCTTCACAACAAGCAAAACTGCCTCCCATCAACAAAGTGTTCTCCCGCGCAACTGAGCGCCATTTTCAACTTAGAGGACAATACGCGCAGACCTTGAATCTACCAGCAGAGATAGACTCTTCAATGGGGGCTAGCTTTGTCGTCGACAACTTTGAACCGACCATTACAAACCAATATCGGCAATTTATGCGCGCTCAGGCTAGCCTACTGCTTAAGTACCCGCCGGATAGTGAACCAGAGCAAGAGTATAACCGTCACGCCATGGCACATGCGCTTTTATTATACGCTGGTTCACAACAGCATCCGCAGGGCTTTGTCGCCCCCGAATTTGGCCATCAACCGTATATTATCAATCATTTAAATAGTCCATTGTTGACTATTGGCCATGCGCTAAGTGAAAAATTTATCATTCGCACTCGCGATGATGCCAAGGCATTTTTACAAGCCGCGCAACAAATTCCCGGGCAAATTAACCAAGTTAAGCAAAAGTTTATCAGTGACACAGGCAGTGGCTGGATTCCGGCTCGCGAGTTATTAAATCAGGCCAGTATGTCTTTGCAACAACTTGCCTTTGCGCCTGCCAACGAGCAACACCTCTATCGCCATTTTATCCGTGAATTAGAGCAGACTCAGATGACGGATATTGAGAAACTCGAGTGGTTACAGCAGCTAGAGACGCTACTATCGGAGCAGATCCAACCGGCTTACCAACAGGTGATAGCCCTAATTAACAACCAGAATAGTAAACAACGAGAGGTCGCAGGGGTATGGCAACAACCCAATGGCATGGCGTTTTATCGCTACATAATAAAGGATGTCCTTAACAGCGAGTTTTCTGCCGAGCAGATACACAAACGCAGCCTTCGCCAGTTACAGCAAACCGTAGACGATATCGACTCTATTTTGGTACAACTTGGTTATCAGCAAGGCACGGTAGCACAGCGACTCAAAGCGTTAAGTTACGAAAAGCGGTTTCGTTACCCCAATAATAACAACGGATATCAAAGCTTAATAAACGATGGTAACGCCTTAGTTGACGCCATGGGTGAACAGTTAACGGGTTCACAATCGCTATGGAAGCCAGAGCTGTTTAACATTGTAGCTGTCAGTAAAGGGCAGCCCCCACACGCTGACAACGATGAGTGTGCTATGGTCATTCGGCCAAGTACCCAGGCTTCATCGGGCAATGGCTATCAAATTTACTTAAACGATCTTGCCAATGTGACCCAGTTTGAGTTACCCACTTTGCTCTTTCATCAGTTTTACCCTGGCCATCAACTGCAACAGAATAAGATGCGACAACTGACCCAGCTTCCTGTTTTACGTCAAATAGCTCCCTTTCACAGTTATACCGAAGGCTGGGCAACCTATGCCGAAAGACTAGCAGTGCAATTGGCGATGTATGACAACGCGCCGTTTAGCCACCTTGGCTATTTACGTCAATCATTACTTCGCCTCGCCGGCGTTGTGGTCGACACAGGCCTTCACGCAATGCGTTGGAATAAAATACAAGCCAGTAATTTTTTAGCTGAAAATGTCGGCTTAACGCAAACACAGGCCGAACAATTGGTTTATCGCTATGCAGTATGGCCAGGAGAAGCAGTAGGCTATTACGTCGGTTTAGAAAAAATAGTGTCATTGCAAAAGCAGGCGAAACAACGTTTGGGTAAGGAGTTTGAACTTGCTGAATTTAATCAAACCGTTGTTGAACACGGTTCTTTGCCAATGCCGATTTTGGAAAAAAGTGTCAATGATTGGATAGCGTCGAAATGA
- a CDS encoding M48 family metallopeptidase — MKKQLRRLLIPTLLVATLSACSTSPTGRSQILAYSPSQLNKMGAQSFAEMKQKVPISKDAKVNQFVQCVADAITVNVSKNTYDGQWEVVVFDSEQINAFALPGGKIGVYTGILQVTDDADQLAAIIGHEVGHVIAQHSNERLTNSNLQTGAVILAGALASEDKRMMTMAAVGLGIQYGFVLPYSRTHESEADIIGQELMATSGFKPEASVQLWHNMAKASNGAPPEFLSTHPSHDTRIKNLTNHLQVSDPIYAQRSTTPTCKKPVIKPPAKQSKQS, encoded by the coding sequence ATGAAAAAACAATTGAGACGACTTCTTATTCCTACCTTATTAGTGGCCACCTTGTCTGCGTGTTCAACGTCGCCTACGGGGCGGTCGCAAATTTTGGCCTACTCGCCATCGCAGCTAAATAAAATGGGTGCACAATCATTTGCCGAAATGAAACAGAAAGTGCCAATATCAAAAGATGCCAAGGTTAACCAGTTCGTGCAATGTGTAGCTGATGCCATTACCGTTAATGTCAGTAAAAACACTTATGACGGGCAATGGGAAGTTGTTGTCTTTGACTCTGAGCAAATTAATGCGTTCGCTCTTCCCGGCGGAAAAATAGGGGTATACACGGGTATACTGCAGGTAACCGATGACGCAGACCAACTGGCGGCCATTATTGGCCATGAAGTAGGGCATGTGATTGCCCAACACTCGAATGAACGTCTGACTAATAGTAATCTGCAAACCGGTGCGGTGATCCTCGCAGGCGCACTGGCCTCTGAGGATAAACGGATGATGACCATGGCCGCGGTAGGGCTGGGTATCCAATATGGTTTTGTGCTGCCATACAGCAGAACTCACGAAAGCGAAGCGGATATAATCGGTCAAGAGCTGATGGCCACCTCAGGCTTTAAACCAGAGGCAAGTGTTCAGTTGTGGCACAATATGGCCAAGGCATCGAACGGTGCACCACCTGAGTTTTTGTCAACGCATCCTTCGCACGACACGCGTATAAAAAATCTAACCAATCACTTACAAGTATCGGATCCGATCTACGCGCAGCGCTCAACTACGCCAACTTGTAAGAAGCCGGTAATTAAGCCACCCGCCAAACAAAGCAAACAATCGTAA
- a CDS encoding FKBP-type peptidyl-prolyl cis-trans isomerase → MSEFTSIEQRVSYGVGRQLGDQLRNNPYKDFDVSAVQAGLADALAGAASQVSQEDLQEAFTVVSQKLQEQEAALAKEAAAAGEEYLAENAKREEITVTESGLQYEVLVAGEGEKPEAGSTVRTHYHGTFIDGKVFDSSYDRGQPAEFPVQGVIAGWTEALQMMPVGSKWRLHVPYNLAYGERGSQGAIPPYATLVFDVELLAIL, encoded by the coding sequence ATGTCAGAATTCACTTCTATCGAACAACGCGTAAGCTACGGTGTAGGTCGTCAGTTAGGCGATCAATTACGCAACAACCCATATAAAGACTTTGACGTTTCTGCTGTACAAGCTGGCTTAGCTGATGCCCTAGCCGGTGCTGCTAGTCAAGTATCACAAGAAGACTTACAAGAAGCTTTCACTGTTGTATCGCAAAAATTACAAGAGCAAGAAGCTGCGTTAGCCAAAGAAGCAGCTGCGGCGGGTGAAGAATACCTTGCTGAGAACGCCAAGCGCGAAGAAATTACGGTAACTGAATCAGGTCTTCAATACGAAGTACTTGTTGCAGGTGAAGGCGAAAAACCTGAAGCTGGCAGCACGGTACGTACACATTACCACGGCACATTTATCGATGGTAAAGTATTTGATTCGTCGTACGATCGCGGTCAGCCAGCAGAATTCCCTGTACAGGGTGTTATCGCAGGTTGGACAGAAGCATTGCAAATGATGCCTGTAGGCTCAAAGTGGCGCTTACACGTACCATACAACTTAGCATACGGTGAGCGCGGCTCTCAAGGTGCCATCCCTCCATATGCAACTTTAGTTTTCGACGTTGAGTTGTTAGCTATTTTATAA
- the dapB gene encoding 4-hydroxy-tetrahydrodipicolinate reductase — translation MIKVAILGCNGRMGRNLMATAIEHSDISLVGGSVRPGSSLIGSDGAEICGLGKQGVPVTDKLDELSDADVVIDFTSVEATLEHVKWCAKQKKAMVIGTTGFSAEQLKLIEDCAKDTAIVLAPNTSVGVNVLFKLIEMAANVIGNDTDIEISEAHHRFKKDAPSGTAMKMGQVIANALDRDLDKVAVYGRQGLSEERDRNTIGFATVRAGDIIGEHTALFADLGERLEISHKATSRKTFALGAMRAANWVTSVEPGLYDMQDVLGLR, via the coding sequence ATGATCAAAGTCGCAATTTTAGGATGTAATGGTCGAATGGGACGCAATCTAATGGCCACTGCTATTGAACATAGCGATATTAGCTTAGTGGGTGGTAGTGTACGCCCTGGATCATCGCTAATTGGCAGTGACGGGGCAGAGATATGCGGACTCGGTAAACAAGGTGTGCCCGTAACCGATAAACTTGATGAGTTAAGCGATGCAGACGTGGTCATCGATTTTACCAGCGTTGAAGCGACGCTAGAGCACGTTAAGTGGTGCGCAAAACAAAAAAAAGCCATGGTTATTGGTACCACTGGGTTTTCGGCCGAGCAACTCAAGCTTATTGAAGATTGTGCAAAAGACACGGCCATCGTCCTTGCGCCAAATACAAGTGTAGGCGTTAACGTATTGTTTAAATTGATAGAAATGGCCGCTAACGTCATTGGTAATGACACCGATATTGAAATTTCAGAGGCACATCATCGGTTCAAAAAAGATGCGCCATCTGGTACGGCTATGAAAATGGGACAAGTGATAGCTAACGCTCTAGATCGGGATTTAGATAAAGTCGCGGTCTATGGTCGTCAAGGGCTAAGCGAAGAGCGCGATCGCAACACCATTGGTTTTGCCACGGTTCGAGCGGGTGACATTATTGGTGAACACACCGCTTTGTTTGCTGATCTAGGGGAGCGATTAGAAATCTCTCATAAAGCAACGTCGCGCAAGACCTTCGCCTTAGGCGCAATGAGAGCGGCGAATTGGGTCACCAGCGTGGAACCGGGTCTTTATGACATGCAAGATGTGTTGGGCTTGCGCTAA